One genomic segment of Odocoileus virginianus isolate 20LAN1187 ecotype Illinois chromosome 17, Ovbor_1.2, whole genome shotgun sequence includes these proteins:
- the XAF1 gene encoding XIAP-associated factor 1 isoform X2 translates to MPKDLLESHKCQELQVECQFCHLAMSLNKVDLHEHHCGQQMEVCPDCGQHVMLRVLAQHREDCQREQPRLQKGKSIPAPESNISCHYCNQMIPGNKYFHHLDRCRRVSGAVTHFPAGKPETPPSSPPSRAAEDQTSKAEKDVRPKLKNRHSAPFLSEKSTRQAPRSTNKTTNLSLTSNGKLRASSPVEDETAYDILRRCSQCGILLPLPTLNHHQEKCQRLASSKGKQVRSSS, encoded by the exons ATGCCAAAGGACTTGCTGGAGAGTCATAAG TGTCAGGAGCTCCAGGTTGAGTGTCAGTTCTGCCACCTGGCCATGAGCCTGAACAAGGTGGACCTCCACGAGCACCACTGTGGCCAGCAGATGGAGGTCTGCCCAGACTGCGGCCAGCATGTCATGCTCCGCGTGCTGGCCCAGCACAGAGAAGACTGTCAGCGTGAGCAGCCTCGGCTCCAGAAAG ggaagagcattccagcTCCTGAAAGCAACATCTCCTGTCATTATTGCAACCAAATGATTCCAGGAAATAAGTATTTCCACCATCTG GATAGATGCCGTCGAGTCTCAGGTGCTGTGACACATTTTCCAGCAGGAAAACCAGAAACTCCTCCTTCATCCCCTCCAAGTCGGGCTGCTGAAGACCAGACTTCCAAGGCAGAGAAAGATGTCCGTCCAAAGCTGAAAAATAGACACAGTGCTCCCTTTCTTTCTGAAAAGTCAACAAGGCAAGCGCCACGAAGCACAAACAAAACCACGAATCTGTCTTTGACGTCCAATGGCAAGCTCAGAGCCTCCTCTCCTGTAGAAGATGAGACAGCCTATGACATTCTGAGGAGATGTTCTCAGTGTGGTATCCTACTTCCCCTGCCGACCCTAAACCACCACCAG GAGAAATGCCAGCGGTTAGCTTCatcaaaaggaaaacaagtgAGAAGTTCCAGCTAG
- the FBXO39 gene encoding F-box only protein 39, producing MDEEDQLIQPQDQSCWATLPDVCLRRVFWWLGDRDRSRAALVCRKWNQMMYSADLWRYRTITFSGRPSRVHASEFESALWYVKKFGRYLEHLEIKFLNPYNVVLTKKFQVTMRGLLSCLGKSNNRLKSLSIQHLELDRLVWRNSIRSSFMKSLSFFLKKMGRHLNYLSLKGARLTTEQGCHILNALSYLRNESTVSELNIEDYFSHHLAVYSSPQFNKTMATFRNLVFLTLNYNCISDELLENLCDNTAGTLRTMNIKCHIHDPHGQVIWGMSWAKLARHATSLKVNFFFERVMKYERLARILLQEIPIRSISLRSCYFSDPDWSMRPTLTDLLPTFRHTLQKLTFEFNNNHESLDEELHLLILSCRKLFYFKIWAFLDVKFVERILKIREEGQCALRTLKVRIYTNRYETNEEDRTLREIYRRYRKLIDSELNYFVIAYPMM from the exons ATGGATGAAGAAGACCAACTGATCCAGCCTCAAGACCAGAGCTGCTGGGCCACCCTGCCCGATGTGTGCCTGCGTCGTGTCTTCTGGTGGCTGGGAGACAGGGACAGGTCCAGAGCAGCCCTTGTCTGCAGGAAGTGGAACCAGATGATGTATTCGGCTGACCTCTGGCGATACAGGACCATCACGTTCAGTGGGAGACCTTCCAGGGTACACGCATCTGAATTCGAGTCAGCCCTTTGGTATGTTAAGAAATTTGGTCGTTACCTGGAGCACCTGGAGATCAAATTCCTGAATCCTTACAACGTTGTCCTGACCAAGAAGTTCCAGGTCACCATGCGAGGCCTCCTCTCATGTCTGGGCAAGAGTAACAACCGTCTGAAATCTCTCTCCATCCAGCATCTCGAGTTGGACCGCCTGGTCTGGAGGAACAGCATCAGGAGCTCATTCATGAAAAGCTTGAGCTTCTTCTTGAAGAAGATGGGCAGACACCTGAACTATCTCAGCCTGAAGGGAGCCAGGCTTACCACGGAACAAGGCTGCCACATCCTCAATGCCCTGAGCTACTTAAGGAATGAGAGCACGGTGTCAGAGCTCAACATCGAGGACTATTTCAGCCACCACCTCGCTGTCTACAGCAGTCCCCAGTTCAATAAGACCATGGCCACGTTCCGCAACCTGGTGTTCCTGACCCTCAACTACAACTGCATCTCTGACGAGCTGCTGGAGAACCTGTGCGACAACACTGCTGGCACCCTCCGTACCATGAACATCAAGTGCCACATTCATGACCCCCATGGGCAGGTCATCTGGGGCATGTCTTGGGCCAAGCTGGCCAGGCACGCCACCAGCCTGAAGGTCAACTTCTTCTTTGAGCGGGTCATGAAGTACGAGCGCTTGGCCCGGATCCTCTTGCAGGAGATCCCCATCAGGAGCATCAGTCTGAGAAGCTGCTATTTCAGCGACCCCGACTGGTCCATGAGACCCACGCTGACGGATCTCCTGCCCACCTTCCGGCACACTCTGCAG AAACTAACTTTTGAATTCAACAACAATCATGAGTCTCTGGATGAAGAGCTGCACCTCCTCATCTTATCCTGCAGGAAGTTGTTTTACTTCAAAATCTGGGCTTTCCTGGATGTTAAGTTTGTGGAGCGGATTCTAAAGATCCGGGAGGAAGGGCAGTGTGCCCTGCGCACACTCAAG GTGAGAATCTATACAAACAGATATGAGACGAATGAAGAGGACAGGACACTGCGGGAAATTTACAGGAGGTACAGAAAGCTGATCGATTCAGAGCTTAACTATTTTGTCATCGCTTACCCCATGATGTAA
- the XAF1 gene encoding XIAP-associated factor 1 isoform X1: MEGAYQVCRNCKRRVASNLLALHEAHCLVFLVLCPECKEHVLWDKMEEHRQGGHQQVGCATCQQSMPKDLLESHKCQELQVECQFCHLAMSLNKVDLHEHHCGQQMEVCPDCGQHVMLRVLAQHREDCQREQPRLQKGKSIPAPESNISCHYCNQMIPGNKYFHHLDRCRRVSGAVTHFPAGKPETPPSSPPSRAAEDQTSKAEKDVRPKLKNRHSAPFLSEKSTRQAPRSTNKTTNLSLTSNGKLRASSPVEDETAYDILRRCSQCGILLPLPTLNHHQEKCQRLASSKGKQVRSSS, encoded by the exons CAAAAGAAGGGTGGCCTCCAACCTCCTGGCCCTCCATGAGGCCCACTGCCTGGTATTTCTGGTCCTCTGCCCAGAGTGCAAGGAACACGTCCTATGGGATAAGATGGAAGAACACCGCCAGGGCGGGCACCAGCAG GTGGGATGCGCCACATGTCAGCAGAGCATGCCAAAGGACTTGCTGGAGAGTCATAAG TGTCAGGAGCTCCAGGTTGAGTGTCAGTTCTGCCACCTGGCCATGAGCCTGAACAAGGTGGACCTCCACGAGCACCACTGTGGCCAGCAGATGGAGGTCTGCCCAGACTGCGGCCAGCATGTCATGCTCCGCGTGCTGGCCCAGCACAGAGAAGACTGTCAGCGTGAGCAGCCTCGGCTCCAGAAAG ggaagagcattccagcTCCTGAAAGCAACATCTCCTGTCATTATTGCAACCAAATGATTCCAGGAAATAAGTATTTCCACCATCTG GATAGATGCCGTCGAGTCTCAGGTGCTGTGACACATTTTCCAGCAGGAAAACCAGAAACTCCTCCTTCATCCCCTCCAAGTCGGGCTGCTGAAGACCAGACTTCCAAGGCAGAGAAAGATGTCCGTCCAAAGCTGAAAAATAGACACAGTGCTCCCTTTCTTTCTGAAAAGTCAACAAGGCAAGCGCCACGAAGCACAAACAAAACCACGAATCTGTCTTTGACGTCCAATGGCAAGCTCAGAGCCTCCTCTCCTGTAGAAGATGAGACAGCCTATGACATTCTGAGGAGATGTTCTCAGTGTGGTATCCTACTTCCCCTGCCGACCCTAAACCACCACCAG GAGAAATGCCAGCGGTTAGCTTCatcaaaaggaaaacaagtgAGAAGTTCCAGCTAG